GAGCCGACGATTTAAGTATTTCGTCGAGTCGTTCGGTTATCGGAGAGTACACGATCGCCTCGTTTATGGTGTGAGATACCTCTTCTTCCACGAATCCCTCCTCCCCCGTAGAAACGGAAACATTTGAATCGCCAATGACCAACGAACAGAAGCTTTCCAGAGGGTTGCGAATGATTCCTTCGGGTAGTGATGGGTATGATATTCCAAGGCGATCAAGCGATGTCGCGATAAAACAAGAAATCCATAGGATTCATATACACGTCGACACTCGGCGCGTTCGTTGGCTCGACGACCGGATGCGCACTCATCAATCAACACCGTGTCCGAACCGGCACGATTAACAAATTACTTTCTCCTCGTTCCTCTATGCTgtgtccttttttctttcttattcttttttctttgtttgcCTCTTGTCTCTTTTTCTCGTTCCATCCTCCAGTGAATACGTTATTGCTTTCTCGACCGAGGACGTGTACGTTATCGATCGGCGTAGATCCTTTGGCTCACGACGAAGAACAACGACGAATCGTCCGGGAGAAATGAATTGCACGCTAACGCGAGGCGTGTCACATCGTTTCCCTTACTGTAGAGAAGTGGATGATGGTTCCGTCCGCCATTATTTGTTCGGTTGAATTATGTACAACAGCGAGTCGGTGGTCGTGTCACCTCTTTTCTTCCCCCATTTTCTCTCGTCCCGAGTATTATTTCGTTTCAGTTCTGGTTTTTCTTAAGAAGGAAACAATTGCCACGCTGCGAGGATCGGCGCGTCTAAGGCTCTCCCATCGATCCGCCGAGTGAGAGGACGCGAAACGTGGGGGATTACCGAGATTAGTCCTTGACGTTAACGATAGAAAAAGAAATCTTaagtgtatatgtatatattatgtgTATGCACGTGAAAtacggtttttttccatttttttgttttttctttaatgAAGTCACTCGTAACGGGTTCCTTAGAACTGTCATTTGGCatctacaataaataaataacgaaccATAGTTGTGATAACGGGCCAAGCGTCGCGAATTTCCGTGGTGAGGGGTCGGGAACGGTTCTCCGGTGATTCACACACCTTCACCGTAGTCGCGGTCGCCAACGTTGATACGGTCCGGCGCCGCGGTCACGCTGAAGCCAAGGATTCTATTATCGACTTTGtacatttttcctttctttggCTTCTTCGACTTTCCCTGCGGAAAAGATACGGGTCTGCGTTAAACGGAAGTTCGACAGATCTCTTGCAcagataaaatgataaatttctaatatttccaatattttataaattcattaaagaTCTTATACCGTTTCTAATGTTTCCAATACTTTTGTGGTCAGTCTAAACTAAAAATAAGGTGACACGTATTCGCCCGTTTCTGCCAGCaagcattatttataaagatattaaacatttcaattgtaCGTTGGCCAAGCACTATTCTCGACAAGGTATAAGACCCAAACGGTTCAAACTAAAGTTCTTCAGCCTGTTCAATGGTACCTTCACTTCCTGAAACTCTGTGGGTGCGTTTGGATTCACGGCAGGCGCTGGTTTGCAGAGATCATCTGCCTGTGCTTGTGGTCGCTGAGCTGATCGCCATTTACTGCGTTTATCTAAGAACTGCTTGGCGAACTCTGAGCTCTGTTTATTATCACCGAGGTAGTCTCGAACATATTCCTTAACCTCGTACGCAGATTCGATGTCCCGTAGGAATCCGACGAACGTGGGTACTACAGATTGTaacaaattaaacaaatcaATTAGAACGAACCGATGAGAACACTGTATCAAAGAATGATCTTAATCACTTACTATCCACGGACACTTGTAAACCGCTCAGTGCCTTGTTGCACCATTGCGTGAAGTCGTCTGCCTTGGCAGTGTTCTGTTCGAACAGTTTCTTAACTAATTCCTCTTCCCTCTTATTTTTACTCTTATTCGCCTTGTTGCTTTGCTGTGTCTGATTGGCAGAAGGAGACTTGACTATAGCTGGCTGCTTCACCGGCTGCTTGGAGGTTGCCGAGGATTTCACGGGCGTTGGGTCATCCCAGAAGCCACTGGTACCGGTGTTATTGGACCACGCTTGACCGCCGCTGGACGCGTTGGAGTTGGTCCAGTTCAAGCACTGAGAAGCGGTGCCCCAGATCCCTGCGTTCTGCAGCACGTTCGTTGACTCCTTCTGGCCCGCCTTCTCCTGACGTTCCCTCTCCTGTTGCTGAAGCATCGGCTTCAATGATTATCGTGCAAACGAGATTTCAAACGGACATCCAACATTTCACGAAATCTCCAGCATTCACTATCATTGGTACCTACTATTAGTGTgtttctagtttacagtttcgcAACTCTAATTGAGTGTAACCTATTTTAGCGTGGGTTTGgatacttttaacactagaactatcaaatgggtcagaatgacccatgATTTCATCGAGTAATCTAGCAGCGACTGCACACCAGCAGAGTATGGGGAAAGTAATAAGTACCTTTACCTTGGCGATGCGTTCCTGTTCCTCTTGCTGGATTTGCGCGAGGCTTTTCACTTGTAAGGGCTTTGCGGAGGCCGTCGCTTTCTCCGCCCATTTGAACTGAAGCCTTTTGGACGAGTCGGCAGCTGTCACCTCTTGAGCTGCCTCCATAGCTTTCTGCTGCGCCAGCTGCTGCTGCATCATTTGTTGAAACCGTTGCTCTTCCTGTAACGCAGATGAGAATGTCACTGTGGAGTTCGTTAGAGCTCCCCAATGTTTTAGGTGTCATCTTTGCGTACAGctttcttttctcgttcgagTCTTTGGATTTCGGCGAACGAATTGATCGGCGTGGGAGGTGGCGGTGCACGGGGTGCCTGTGCCCAAGGTGCTTTACTCCTCTCTTGCAGCTTGCGCAACGCTTCCGCTTCCCGCCGTCTTTGCTCCGCTCGCCGGGCTTGCTCTTCCGCTTCCGCCTGCTTACGAGCCTCTGCTTCTTTCCTAAAAGTAATGGATTTCgtcagtattttttaatatcatcttggttgcattaaccctttgcggacgagaattctttaaaatattcaaaacctttCAAGGAGGAAGTTAAATTGTACATCGAACTCTGAACTTCCGGAGGAAAGGAAAACCGTCCATTGGTCTCTCGTTATTTAACGCATCGACTGCCACggtgaaaacaattacaagaaaattgatattgaatcaaaatatttagtgacTCGAGAAGCTAGGTAATagtgtaataccaaaacattaataattatttctaacactattttcctctgttataaaggaataaattttactataattctcgtggcagtcaacgtgttaaacaattcaataatttctttggaattttGTGTTCTAAATATGAAAACTCGACGTCGAGGAAACTCTAGGATTAACGAATCGTACCGCATCCTTTCTTCCTCCTGCTTCCGTTGCTCCTCTTCCagctttttcctcttttcttcctccttcttctGCTTCTCTTCCTGCTTCTTcacttcctctttctttctcttctcttcctcctgCTTCTTCTTCAGGTTCTGCTCCTCGAGCTTCCTCTTCTCTTCCcgtttcttctcctcctccttgcGCTTCTTCTCCTcgcgtttcttttcctcctctttcctcttcttctcctccttcttttTACGCTCCTCTTCTTGCTTGCGCTTCTCCtcgtctttccttttcttctcctcctcctttcGTTTTCTCTCCTCGTCTTTCCGTTTCGCTTCCTCCGCTTGCCTggcctcctcctccttcttcttcttcgcgatCTCCTCTTCCATCTGCCGTTGCAATTCCTCCTGTTTCCTCAATTCCTCCTTTTTCCTGTCTTCCTGTAGCCTAATATTCTGTTCTTCCTGAAACCCAATTGAATAGCCCGTGATCATCAatcctgccccccccccccccgtaaAAGAAATGTGTTATCCTTGCCGGATTTTGATCTACTAACCAATATCTGTTGCTCAGTCTTTATTTCTTTAGTGTGTAAATCCCACAACGAGGTAGGCATTTGGCCGGGCGGTACGGCGGGTATCGGTCCAACCTATGGACATATCAAACATATGGGATAGCAACGACAGACCGCGCTCTTCccgtttcgttttattccaaaagaaaattgtatagtACGTCCGCGGCGTGTATACCTGTGCCAACCAATTCTGCGCGTTAAATTGTGGATTGATTTGTGGCGGAGGGTGCGGCCAAACGGTGTCCATGTGCGGCGTTTGTGGATGGCCGTTAGCGTTAACATTGAGCTGGCGTAACAACGATTTAATGGGATTgtcttgttgttgttgttgttgcgtCGCGGGTGGCGTCGAGTTTATATTTGTCTGTTGCATCCCTGGTATGTTTTGTATCCCACCCATTTGTTGTATGAGCTGTTGTATGGGATCTACTGTAGGAGGATGGGCAGCTGTGGTGGAATGAGGATTCGACGTTAGATGAGCATCCGGCTGAAGCTTAGCCTGTGGACGTTCACACGTTGTACAATTAATTACGACGGTACCAATAACAAGTCTCCGATTAAATGCAGCATTTAATCATTCACGAACCTGCTGCATCTGCGAGAAAAGCTGCATAACAGGATTCGAGGTTTGTGACGGCAAATGAGGTACGAATGGGGCGGTGGATATTGGCGGGACTTCTGGGATCTCTGAGTCATGGATAACGTATTGATAAATTAACTGATTCTGTTCGACGGAACTCAAATTCGCCCAGTGCTCGGACTGCGAGAGTTTCGCTATGGCCGACGTTCGCATTTGCCTGAGCAGCAGCTGCTGATTCTGCAGTAGCCGCATATGCTGGTATTGGAATAAAAGAAGTGGGTCTTCTATACCAGCCTTCGGCAAGGCGGATAAACCGGCAGGTACTGTGTTAGGAACTGCGGGGATCCCTTGATCCGTTAACTGAAACAAACGACGATACTCTAAATGAATCAACACAATCTCCTTCCTTTGCTTCGGTCCCTCCGAGGACACCcagtaaaatcaaatgtacCTTCAAGGGAGGAATGCGAGGCCCGGAGAGAAATGGTATTCTACCAGATATCTTCATCAACTCCCCTAAAGTTGTGTACCGCTCGTCACATGTTCTTCTTACCATTAATCTAGCGGTGAAGTAACCGGCTTTACACCATTCCGCCATTTCGCTTGCTAAGAACGGACCTTGAACTTCACCCTGCGGATCACGGTAAAACCATTTCTCCTGTCCATTCGTTGATGGAACTGTAGAAGATTGGTTACCAATAGAAGGCGGTACACTGGCAGTAGTTTTCTCCCTGTGATTTTCTTCGTCTGCCATTAATTTAGCCACTAATGCGTCTGCCTCTTCCTTCATTCTATCCAAGTCGTCGTCGCCTTTCTGCCTCGTGTCTTCCGTCCCCGTCGCGTGCACGATGCTTTTCTGAGGCTCCGTTTGCACCGGGATTTGCTGCTGTCTTTTCGCAGTGCTCGGAATCGCCTCCACCTTTACCTCCGTCTTTTGAACCTCCTCCCTAGCCTGCGTTTTACTCGGAGATTTATTATTCCCCGTGTCGATCGGCATTACTTTCCCGATCTCGGTCTGTTCCGTtgtcgtcggcgtcgtcgtcgtcgttacCGCGCTGCTTCTCTTCTGCCCGCTATCAGACGtcggcgacgtcgacgacgacgtcTTCGTCGGCGTACTGTCCGTGGCAGCGATCGGCGGTTTCGTTGACGGCGGCGGGGAACTGCTTCTCCTCTCCTTCTCAACGTCGTTCTCTTTGGCGTCAAACGAATGCAAAGACTTCTGTCTTTCTTTATTGATTGTACTAGGTGTATTGCTGCTGGTGCCGCGACTTATAGGCTGTCCCTGAGACGAGCTGTAAGATAAATGCTTCCCACTAGATTTCGTTGTACTACCAGCACTCCCCTCGGACACACGTCGAGTCCTCGATTCTTGAGTACCACCCGCACTAATCACcccgtcctcgtcgtcgtctgAATATATTCCACCGTGGAATGCGCCAGAAGCGTCGAAACTTCCTCCGCTTTCACTGGGATTCTCGGTGGCCCTGCAAACGAATTTTCATGGTAATGAGAACAGTTCAGTATTCATGAAAATCATGTAACATTATTTAGAAAAGGAACTGCACCATTCAGGAAGATTGTCATGATTAATATCATGATGATTCGACTCCCAAGTACGAGCAGTACGGGCAGGCGGATGATGACTCGAATCGTGTGGTACTCTGTGGTTCCCACGATGCTCCCATCTACCACCTTTCTGCATGCCTTCCTCGCCGTCCCCTTCATTTCGATCTAACCTATCTCTGTCCATACTTCCCCCTTCGCGCCAACTACTTCTGCCTGGTAACGATAATTTGAATGGGTTATATTATGGTTGTTGTTGGAATGATAGCAGTAGAAAAGGCGTTTTATAAACTTACCCCATTTACGCCAGCCATCGTCATCTTCTGTACCACCACGATGACGCCGCCAGTTGCCTTCCACGACAGAACTACCACCGGGCCCACGACTTAATTCCTTCCTAGGACTAGTAGAGCCATTCCATTCACCTGGATCTGAGGCCCCATTTCTTTCCGACCACCCACGTTCGCTTTGAGATCTATCGAATGGGCGGTTTCTTCCCTGGATACGAAACACATTTACTATTTGACCAAAAGGTTCTAACTCCTGCTGGAAATCTTATTCTTATAGAGTTGCAGAAGTTACATACTGGAAATGGTATACTGTCGATTCTTCTGCCATCCCCTGAATCATCAAACCCAACTCCTCGGGAATAATGGGATGAGTACAAACTTCCTCTTCCATTTCTCCCACGCCCCCCGCGATCCACGCTTCCACCCCTTCCTTGACCACCAACATTGGTTATACCTCCATTCCACATTCgctagaaaaataaaatgccAACACATTAGGTTACTCTTTGTGAGTGGTTAATAATGCGTGAATATATGAAACCATGTCATAAAAAGTGTTTTGAACTTATTAACTGAAgaatatacaatgaaatatagaataataactAAATAGCAATGATTATGTAAAGTACACAACAGTAGATAGGATAGTGCTATGAAGAACTGGCACAAGGGCTCCAGTGTGTTATATTTATAGATACAAACTGACTTCACGAGGCAGTTCCCAATATAGGATACAATAAGAATATACAACTGTTAAACGATGGTAATTATTAACACAAATGATAAGTTAGTAAATATAGTGTCAACATGTATCATAACATTGAAAGTAATAACTGATCAAGATTGATAATTCTATTAGGTGTTCCTCAAACTGAATTCTTTTCAAAGATCAATATTATATGGAATATGAAAACATATATCATTAATTACCGTTTCATCCTCTGTCATTTGTATAAGAGCCAAAGGAGGTTGAGTTTTCTCAACGTATAACGTAGAGAAATTTGTCAATGGTTCAGGTGGTTTACAATTACGATCAAATAGAATCAGCATCTCTTCTCTTCCATATCTATGTTCCGCTAATTGATAACGTGGGGTAGTTAAGCTTGTAGTACCTCCACCGCCTCCACTGTTATTGCAACTGTCTGCAGACAGATTACGCAACCTATGTacgtataaaaagaaaagaatatagaaaacacataaaacaccATAACGACTAAATCACAATCTATATACAAACCATTCTGGACCAAATTTCATAGAATCCGTCATGATGGGCTATAAGCTGGAAGAACAGATCTAGTTACAAATCCGACTGGTATCGAATGTGATTAATGCGTAAACAATTTCAAATCACAAGAAGACGGCCCTCCAAGAGTCTGCCACGAATGTAAGTTCTATTCgatcaaagaaaaaaaaaaggaacttAGCAATGTATTGAatggttaaaaatatatttttttctctacTAGTATGATATGTGAACAATTGAAAAGATGCAGCTGGTGGATTCTTGGTGAATCGTGTCGACGACTTTATACCTGTTGCTCAACGAAAATCGAACGACATATGCGAGTAAAACGCCGACACCAACGGTAACAACGAATGCGACTTTATACTTAATAGTCGGATATTCGAGACAAATAAAGAGCCAGATAAAAGTAAAGACGAAAGTAGGAAAGGTCGACAAACAGTTGGACGAAATGCTTTCATTGGAAGTTAATTCTTCTCAAGATCAGTTTAACATTTGAACATATGGTGTTCGCGACGAGGCGAGAAACACTCGCTGGAGAAGGTGTTAATACTTAATAGGCATTCGGTCAAATGGAAAATAGTACGCATTTATTTATACGACATGCTCCTAAAGAGACCGATTTCCGTGAACCCAGGTGGCAACGTTAACCAAACATTTTTTCTCGCTCGCGAATGTCATGAAATTTCGCGGACGGCGATCTGTTTATGGCGAATCGAGAATTGGCATTCTCGTTTATTCACGGAGCTACGGATACGAGCAGAAACGTGTCGACGAAGGACAGAAATACCTCACTGATCTTCAAAATTACTGAGGATAGCGATACAACACACCAATATGGCTGATGGTTTTTTTTTGGGAAACGAAGCGCATGCGGAGACTCTCGCTACACCTGAAGCAATCGAAAGTCACTAGGAAAATGATCATATTTTTTCTAGCCATTATCAGCTGAAGGAACCTCTGTTTCCCTACCTTCCCTCTTTTTCTTGTATTATCGTAGAATTCTTGTATAATCGCTACTTTAGATACAAGGGATACTTATCTTTAAGCATGTTGTATCccctttatttatttgtctacttatcaataaataaaaactctTGCTACATGATatctttgtataaaaaatattcttaatgtgtACATAAATGTTAAAAAGCTTCCTTGAGTTTGACATTAAAAGTTTCCCTCTGCCtttaaataatagtttattttagaaaagtacaaaataaagGGTATCTTTTAGTTTTTGTGTGTTTCTGTTGATTAGGATAACTATAAGACAGGTTTCTGAAATAGAACAcaatgtatttgaaattttgttaccCACAAAATCTATCACATACAAACTTCAAGCTGTATTAATTATACTGTCGGTTATATTTGTTGAACTTTGTAGGTATGAAACATGTGGCTTTTAAATCAAACAAAGTAATGTGGTTTCTTGACTATTATTCCGTATTCCGCAACTGCCGGTGTGAGATCCTCCATGGTTAATGTGTAACGCCGatcctttccttttgtttttgtgTTTTGATTAGCACCACGCGTCTTGCAATGCTGCAGAGCATCGTTTGCTATTTCGGATATGAATTTCTGTGCTGCCAAAGAAACCAGTCGTACTCTACAATTGATTAAGATGTTCATTTAAAAAGTGaggttgaaatttaaaaattaactgAAATCATGTATTTATGAACTATTTGTTACATTCTGGGGTCTGTAGCATTGAAGCCAGCTGTGTGTAAATAATGTTCACTGATGGCATCAGGTACCTGCGAtagttatattttttaagtttttttaaaaatgaatgaatgaatattgATGACAgtgatcattttttttaatattaccgTTGGAGTATAATCTTCAAGCTGCAAAAGAAAATCAGAAAGAGGCTGACCAGCGGTTTTTGACTCTTCGTTTGTCGTGTACATTGGTGGAGTTTCTCTTCCAAAATCTTCTGCCATTTTAATCTaacttttcaaaaaatatcaaaattctaaaaataaagaaatttaatcgaAACTACGTGTTAGTTTATCTGCTgtcaaaatttgaattttcaaatgtaaattttgAATTCTAACCTCTAAATAATGGATACGCGACAATTGCACATGACAATTTCAcaagttttctttaaatataaaaagacgTGTCTTCTGAATGCACTTTATAATCAAtcgtttctataaattaaatgaacatcAGAAATATCAACATGATATTCACAAGTGATATCACAAAGTATGTAAACTACGAATGTCAACAAATGTCACAAAAATGTCAATGCAATATATGTATGCTAGGGAATATGCTAGGGAATGTATCACTTGCTAGGGATATATCTAATGTTTTCCTCCACTTTGTTAGAttgcttcttttttatttacaatttcgaGTTCAATActtaatcaatttattaagtaaacgaataaatatttaaagaatattctctatttatatagaaatgcaatgtttacaatataaataaattacaaaggCTGTGGATCTCTTTTAAACGATAACGATGGAAACCAAGAAGAGTCATCCTGCTGGAGTTTATTAAACTTCAGTTTATTCAGATAGATACTGTAAGCAATCTGATCTGCTGTATGTGTCTGACCATAATAGTCCACAAATAAGCCTTCAGGATCTATTAAGTACATGATTATTGTGTGGTCAACCTAAAATAGatcataaatatcaatatttattttagaaatattaaataatattaaggaTACTAACAATGTAATCAGATTCCTTGTCCTTGGGTCCATTACTATAATAAACCCTATAAGCTTTACACACTTTTGCAACCTGTTCTCTTGAACCAGTGAGACCAATAAATTTATCAGAGAATTCCTTGATATATTTTCCAACAACTTGTGGCGAATCTCTATCAGGATCCACAGAGATAAATATAGGCTGAACTATCATATCGTGCTTTGTCTCTGAAACACAAGTGCGATAAGAATGTAAGATGCATTTAAAGTACTGACATTTAGATAAGTTAAAGACGTACGTAGAAGATCAACAACTTTTGCCATTTTTTCAAGTTCATCTGGACATATGTCTGGGCAATGTGTGaatccaaaataaatcataatcCATTTTCCTAAGAAATCATCTGATTTTACTAATTTTCCATTGGAATCtatcaattcaaattttcctCCAATTGCAGCTTTTCCTATTTCAcgtcttctttccttttctatGAATAAATCTTTTTGTCGCTTTAAGTAACATATATATGATATAAGAGCTCCTGCAAATATACTTGTAATTGTTAAACTCTTCCATGTGATGGGACTTTTAATCTGAAGCCTTTTTTTCTTTGGCAATTCACTAATATGATTCTTTTGACACAAAACTTTACATGTGTTTATATGCTTAATTTGTGGATAATACTGTTTACAAATGTTTAAGCTCTGAAATGTTGTCTGTAAAGAATTAAAAGTAAACAGTGACATTACTGAATCATGTTTgtagttaattataaattatgaattatttgcatcaatcaaagtatACAGTTATAAGTACTTCCctgatgaaataatgaaatacctttcaagaaaaatcatttataatgaTACTCACAGTTTTATGAATTTGATTGGAACATCTACTAAAAAATGCAtttgatcgtttaattaaacttaaCATTGTTTTGTACTATTTAAATAAACCACTTTGAACGGAAATAAAGGTTATGTATCATAGATACGTGCCACCTTGGCAAAGCGCGCAATTTGAAAAGTACACCCTTTACATAgaagaattttatgaaattatgttACGAAAATTTAATGGATCATCTGTCACattgaacaatttaataatagaaaattttttcGCCAGCTTATCGCTTGAAGATTGTTCAATTAAACACCTGTTTTATTTATCTGatctctatttatttaaaatgtatctgTAACGTGATAAGGGAATCAGTCACAGAGATTACACAGTAATTTCCCATGatgaatgttttgtttatgaaaaattgCAGTTTCCGTGTCGTAGGACCAGTGTCCTTCGTTGTGAATTTATTACAGCGTTTTCCGTACAATACTCCCACCTAAAAACcattgaaatagaaaataatcgaTTATACAATCTGCTTTTTacccaattaaaaaattttaattcagatatttcttattaatttcttattattcaatttaaatataacgTATTGATTACATGCCTGTTTCCTTTTCTATCTTCGAGCATGAGCTTATTTACGAACAATGTGTCtataaaggaaattttattcgagtCTTTCTGTGATTCGTCTATGAAACTTTGATACCAAACTAATGCTTGTATCGTCCGTTGATCATTCGAAAATGATTGATGCCCCATTGCCGCGATATTGTAGAAGGTCATTCGATCATTCCTTCGGTTCaataatcttgaaaaatattttgacaatatttttacattctgatataattgatcattataaAATGATCAACCGCTCAAACGAGATatcttttacaaaaatatttcttacaggCATTCAATCTTAAATGTTGTTGTCACATTATGTTGTCGAATTCTTATGAATAACATCCCCGATGTTTTTGGAGAATCTTCTGATACCGTGACTGATGCTCTGAAAGGCTGACCTgacaatgtataaaaaaaatggaacaGAAATGAAGTTCCACttgtaaaaattgaattctaatATTACGAATGTTATTCATACCGCAAAATGGCTCTTCTCCCCTGGTTggcaaataataaattcctaaAGCACCTCGATCAGCCTTGTAACCCATTTCTTGAGACCAAAGCGTAGACTCCATAGGAAAGCACATTCCGCTTATATATGACATTCTTCCTTGCGAACAAGGCCAGCCAATGAACTTACAAGATTCATTAGTTGCTTTAACGCTTTCTAAGAAAACTGCCCAAGCTCTCAAGTGGCTGCATGCGATTTCCCTAGTTAAGCTGTCCTctaaaatgttatttacatttacattattgACTATTacgatattatcaatatttcaatcaaGGAAAAAAGGTCTATACCATTTAAGTGACTAACAACAACAGAGTTTTTCACATCGGTACAACCAGGCTGTTCCCTTCCACCATTGGGAAAGAAGTCGATGTGACCAAGGGGTTTCAAGAGTCCAAAACCATCCGCAAAATCTTCAGATCCATCTGTGTGAATAATATCTACAAGCTGAGCGTCAGTGGCATCCAGTTTTCTAGATTTTTCTCTAAACAAATGGTTCCTGAAGAATGGAGATGCAGGGTCTAGACCAGTTATACGTCCCAGGAGAAGATTCCTCTTTTTGAGTATCTC
The window above is part of the Nomia melanderi isolate GNS246 chromosome 2, iyNomMela1, whole genome shotgun sequence genome. Proteins encoded here:
- the LOC116425414 gene encoding GIGYF family protein Gyf isoform X1, which gives rise to MTDSMKFGPEWLRNLSADSCNNSGGGGGTTSLTTPRYQLAEHRYGREEMLILFDRNCKPPEPLTNFSTLYVEKTQPPLALIQMTEDETRMWNGGITNVGGQGRGGSVDRGGRGRNGRGSLYSSHYSRGVGFDDSGDGRRIDSIPFPGRNRPFDRSQSERGWSERNGASDPGEWNGSTSPRKELSRGPGGSSVVEGNWRRHRGGTEDDDGWRKWGRSSWREGGSMDRDRLDRNEGDGEEGMQKGGRWEHRGNHRVPHDSSHHPPARTARTWESNHHDINHDNLPEWATENPSESGGSFDASGAFHGGIYSDDDEDGVISAGGTQESRTRRVSEGSAGSTTKSSGKHLSYSSSQGQPISRGTSSNTPSTINKERQKSLHSFDAKENDVEKERRSSSPPPSTKPPIAATDSTPTKTSSSTSPTSDSGQKRSSAVTTTTTPTTTEQTEIGKVMPIDTGNNKSPSKTQAREEVQKTEVKVEAIPSTAKRQQQIPVQTEPQKSIVHATGTEDTRQKGDDDLDRMKEEADALVAKLMADEENHREKTTASVPPSIGNQSSTVPSTNGQEKWFYRDPQGEVQGPFLASEMAEWCKAGYFTARLMVRRTCDERYTTLGELMKISGRIPFLSGPRIPPLKLTDQGIPAVPNTVPAGLSALPKAGIEDPLLLFQYQHMRLLQNQQLLLRQMRTSAIAKLSQSEHWANLSSVEQNQLIYQYVIHDSEIPEVPPISTAPFVPHLPSQTSNPVMQLFSQMQQAKLQPDAHLTSNPHSTTAAHPPTVDPIQQLIQQMGGIQNIPGMQQTNINSTPPATQQQQQQDNPIKSLLRQLNVNANGHPQTPHMDTVWPHPPPQINPQFNAQNWLAQVGPIPAVPPGQMPTSLWDLHTKEIKTEQQILEEQNIRLQEDRKKEELRKQEELQRQMEEEIAKKKKEEEARQAEEAKRKDEERKRKEEEKKRKDEEKRKQEEERKKKEEKKRKEEEKKREEKKRKEEEKKREEKRKLEEQNLKKKQEEEKRKKEEVKKQEEKQKKEEEKRKKLEEEQRKQEEERMRKEAEARKQAEAEEQARRAEQRRREAEALRKLQERSKAPWAQAPRAPPPPTPINSFAEIQRLEREKKAEEQRFQQMMQQQLAQQKAMEAAQEVTAADSSKRLQFKWAEKATASAKPLQVKSLAQIQQEEQERIAKVKQQERERQEKAGQKESTNVLQNAGIWGTASQCLNWTNSNASSGGQAWSNNTGTSGFWDDPTPVKSSATSKQPVKQPAIVKSPSANQTQQSNKANKSKNKREEELVKKLFEQNTAKADDFTQWCNKALSGLQVSVDIPTFVGFLRDIESAYEVKEYVRDYLGDNKQSSEFAKQFLDKRSKWRSAQRPQAQADDLCKPAPAVNPNAPTEFQEVKGKSKKPKKGKMYKVDNRILGFSVTAAPDRINVGDRDYGEGV
- the LOC116425414 gene encoding GIGYF family protein Gyf isoform X4, producing the protein MTDSMKFGPEWLRNLSADSCNNSGGGGGTTSLTTPRYQLAEHRYGREEMLILFDRNCKPPEPLTNFSTLYVEKTQPPLALIQMTEDETRMWNGGITNVGGQGRGGSVDRGGRGRNGRGSLYSSHYSRGVGFDDSGDGRRIDSIPFPGRNRPFDRSQSERGWSERNGASDPGEWNGSTSPRKELSRGPGGSSVVEGNWRRHRGGTEDDDGWRKWGRSSWREGGSMDRDRLDRNEGDGEEGMQKGGRWEHRGNHRVPHDSSHHPPARTARTWESNHHDINHDNLPEWATENPSESGGSFDASGAFHGGIYSDDDEDGVISAGGTQESRTRRVSEGSAGSTTKSSGKHLSYSSSQGQPISRGTSSNTPSTINKERQKSLHSFDAKENDVEKERRSSSPPPSTKPPIAATDSTPTKTSSSTSPTSDSGQKRSSAVTTTTTPTTTEQTEIGKVMPIDTGNNKSPSKTQAREEVQKTEVKVEAIPSTAKRQQQIPVQTEPQKSIVHATGTEDTRQKGDDDLDRMKEEADALVAKLMADEENHREKTTASVPPSIGNQSSTVPSTNGQEKWFYRDPQGEVQGPFLASEMAEWCKAGYFTARLMVRRTCDERYTTLGELMKISGRIPFLSGPRIPPLKLTDQGIPAVPNTVPAGLSALPKAGIEDPLLLFQYQHMRLLQNQQLLLRQMRTSAIAKLSQSEHWANLSSVEQNQLIYQYVIHDSEIPEVPPISTAPFVPHLPSQTSNPVMQLFSQMQQAKLQPDAHLTSNPHSTTAAHPPTVDPIQQLIQQMGGIQNIPGMQQTNINSTPPATQQQQQQDNPIKSLLRQLNVNANGHPQTPHMDTVWPHPPPQINPQFNAQNWLAQVGPIPAVPPGQMPTSLWDLHTKEIKTEQQILEEQNIRLQEDRKKEELRKQEELQRQMEEEIAKKKKEEEARQAEEAKRKDEERKRKEEEKKRKDEEKRKQEEERKKKEEKKRKEEEKKREEKKRKEEEKKREEKRKLEEQNLKKKQEEEKRKKEEVKKQEEKQKKEEEKRKKLEEEQRKQEEERMRKEAEARKQAEAEEQARRAEQRRREAEALRKLQERSKAPWAQAPRAPPPPTPINSFAEIQRLEREKKAEEQRFQQMMQQQLAQQKAMEAAQEVTAADSSKRLQFKWAEKATASAKPLQVKSLAQIQQEEQERIAKERERQEKAGQKESTNVLQNAGIWGTASQCLNWTNSNASSGGQAWSNNTGTSGFWDDPTPVKSSATSKQPVKQPAIVKSPSANQTQQSNKANKSKNKREEELVKKLFEQNTAKADDFTQWCNKALSGLQVSVDIPTFVGFLRDIESAYEVKEYVRDYLGDNKQSSEFAKQFLDKRSKWRSAQRPQAQADDLCKPAPAVNPNAPTEFQEVKGKSKKPKKGKMYKVDNRILGFSVTAAPDRINVGDRDYGEGV